A part of Corynebacterium mustelae genomic DNA contains:
- a CDS encoding DUF4132 domain-containing protein: MTDSVDGWIPAGDYFLRLEDGQIIARNAKGKTLKAVPAKVKKTPEFEQLTGLVTVLAQHDEECADSVRGWFLGGNSIPIIAVQQVWPDPIWRKYLENLVVTDGSVVGLLRGVTETGLAIVDLDGESVTLESETISIPHPAVIEDIDDWREFASELGAQQGIDQLFREIHLKPADAKSLREQTRKYQDGKFEQASHLTSRGRSGGFRMNLYSASVDVAENNQMVTALLELDAYDPFDEAQLGVLRFNINDVNVELEDVGPIAWSEGIRMCEYLYAGRKVENAEEN; encoded by the coding sequence ATGACTGATTCTGTAGACGGTTGGATTCCTGCTGGTGACTATTTTCTCCGATTGGAAGATGGGCAGATCATTGCCCGAAATGCCAAGGGGAAAACCCTCAAAGCTGTCCCTGCGAAGGTGAAAAAGACTCCCGAGTTTGAGCAGTTGACCGGCTTGGTTACTGTGTTGGCGCAGCATGATGAGGAATGCGCTGACAGTGTTCGAGGGTGGTTCCTAGGCGGGAATAGCATTCCAATAATCGCGGTGCAGCAGGTGTGGCCAGATCCGATTTGGCGTAAGTATTTAGAAAATTTGGTGGTCACCGATGGCTCGGTGGTTGGACTACTGCGTGGGGTGACGGAGACTGGTTTGGCCATTGTGGATTTGGATGGTGAGTCAGTGACGCTTGAGTCGGAAACGATTTCGATTCCGCACCCGGCGGTTATTGAAGATATTGATGATTGGCGGGAATTTGCTTCCGAATTGGGTGCCCAGCAAGGTATCGATCAATTGTTCCGGGAGATTCACCTCAAACCCGCTGATGCTAAGTCGTTGCGTGAGCAGACGCGCAAGTATCAAGACGGCAAATTTGAACAGGCTTCACATTTGACCAGCCGTGGACGCAGCGGCGGTTTCCGCATGAATCTGTATTCCGCCAGCGTTGATGTTGCAGAAAACAACCAAATGGTTACCGCTTTGTTGGAGCTCGATGCCTATGACCCGTTTGATGAGGCGCAGCTTGGCGTTTTGAGATTCAATATCAATGATGTGAATGTCGAATTAGAGGACGTGGGCCCGATCGCGTGGAGTGAAGGCATCCGTATGTGTGAATATCTGTATGCGGGTCGCAAGGTGGAAAACGCTGAGGAGAACTAG
- a CDS encoding asparaginase has protein sequence MTTTQALPKVVVLTTGGTISCTTDQNGALIPTVDGATLVAPVAERFAGNLNIEVRELTRLDSAAMTFADIDEIVAACHSALKDPAVTGVVVTHGTDSMEETAIALDTFHADSRPIVLTGSQKPHDHPESDGFTNLFEAVMIASDTSARDIGVLIVFGHAVLPARGATKWHTTDELAFATNAPEEPPRADLVPATPLADTRVDIIHAYPGAPRTLIDAALAAGAQGLVIEAMGSGNVGTEIGVALGDALDNGIPVVITTRVPRGDVSGTYGGAGGGATLAAKGAIGSTYFRAGQSRVLLAIAIASGVSPFTLF, from the coding sequence ATGACCACCACCCAAGCCCTCCCCAAAGTAGTAGTACTCACCACCGGCGGCACCATATCGTGCACCACCGACCAAAATGGCGCACTCATCCCTACCGTCGATGGTGCAACACTGGTGGCACCTGTCGCTGAACGATTCGCCGGAAACCTCAACATAGAAGTTAGGGAATTAACTCGCCTTGATTCTGCTGCCATGACGTTTGCGGACATCGACGAGATCGTCGCGGCCTGCCACAGCGCACTTAAAGACCCTGCTGTCACCGGCGTTGTGGTCACCCACGGCACCGATTCAATGGAAGAAACCGCCATCGCACTCGATACCTTCCACGCCGACTCCCGCCCCATAGTGCTCACCGGTTCCCAAAAACCACATGACCACCCTGAATCCGACGGTTTTACTAACCTCTTCGAGGCAGTCATGATCGCCTCCGATACTTCCGCCCGCGACATCGGTGTCCTCATCGTCTTCGGCCACGCGGTCTTACCCGCCCGGGGTGCAACCAAATGGCATACCACCGACGAACTCGCCTTTGCCACCAACGCGCCTGAAGAACCACCCCGCGCCGACCTGGTTCCCGCCACCCCACTCGCCGACACCCGAGTCGACATAATCCACGCCTACCCCGGCGCGCCCCGCACGCTTATCGACGCCGCCCTCGCCGCCGGGGCACAGGGCCTCGTGATTGAAGCGATGGGCTCTGGAAACGTCGGCACCGAAATCGGGGTCGCGCTCGGTGATGCGCTAGACAACGGCATTCCGGTTGTTATCACCACCCGGGTGCCACGCGGCGACGTTTCTGGCACCTACGGTGGGGCTGGCGGCGGTGCCACCCTAGCAGCCAAAGGTGCAATCGGTTCCACCTACTTCCGTGCCGGACAGTCCCGCGTTTTGCTTGCGATTGCTATTGCAAGTGGCGTAAGTCCGTTTACGCTGTTTTAA